Proteins from one Mucilaginibacter jinjuensis genomic window:
- a CDS encoding glycosyltransferase, whose translation MQNLAPIALFVYNRPDHTRRTITYLQKNLLADESRLYVFSDAAKTPADEAKVEEVREYLTTISGFKYVKVTKRKENMGLAASIINGVSQLVEAYGKVIVFEDDLLSSPYTLQYFNESLQRYEHEEQVMHIGAYMYELKGDKLPPTFFYRAATSWGWATWARAWNNFEPDIDKLMKQFDSKKIYDFSIDGTMNFWKQMQQFKAGKNNSWAIRWYASIFLKGGLTLNPSHSLIQNIGHDGTGVHSNNEDMYQVNISRKPVVGFPLEIKESKVGYAAIKHFLKNRKGNIIQRLVRFVKQKL comes from the coding sequence GTGCAAAATCTCGCACCCATTGCGCTGTTTGTTTATAACCGCCCCGACCATACCCGGCGAACAATTACCTATTTGCAGAAAAACCTGCTGGCTGACGAGTCGCGCCTCTATGTTTTTTCTGATGCTGCCAAAACCCCTGCCGACGAAGCTAAGGTGGAGGAGGTACGCGAGTATTTAACCACTATATCTGGCTTTAAATACGTAAAAGTTACCAAGCGCAAAGAGAATATGGGCTTAGCAGCTTCTATCATCAACGGTGTTTCGCAACTGGTAGAGGCTTACGGCAAAGTGATCGTGTTTGAAGATGACCTGCTCTCTTCGCCTTATACCCTCCAGTATTTTAACGAGTCGCTGCAGCGTTACGAGCACGAAGAGCAGGTAATGCACATCGGCGCTTATATGTATGAGCTGAAGGGCGATAAACTGCCTCCAACCTTCTTTTACCGTGCAGCTACCAGCTGGGGCTGGGCAACCTGGGCACGCGCCTGGAATAATTTCGAACCTGATATTGATAAACTGATGAAGCAATTCGATTCCAAAAAGATCTATGACTTCTCGATAGATGGCACCATGAACTTCTGGAAACAAATGCAGCAGTTTAAAGCCGGTAAAAATAACTCATGGGCTATCCGCTGGTATGCTTCTATCTTTCTAAAAGGTGGCTTAACGCTTAACCCATCACATTCTTTAATCCAAAATATTGGGCACGATGGCACCGGTGTACACTCTAACAATGAGGACATGTACCAGGTAAATATTTCGCGCAAGCCTGTTGTGGGATTCCCGTTAGAGATTAAAGAAAGCAAAGTCGGTTATGCAGCTATCAAGCACTTTTTGAAGAACCGTAAAGGGAATATTATTCAGCGTCTTGTGCGCTTTGTTAAGCAGAAACTTTAA